The following are encoded together in the Labeo rohita strain BAU-BD-2019 chromosome 17, IGBB_LRoh.1.0, whole genome shotgun sequence genome:
- the ndnfl gene encoding protein NDNF — translation MAFSWCLCLAVALFSGPGTNYALAPENEVTLHPTTWLSENRVTPVHLPKGRARRLYFTLKKKADLLSVTVSPCAVPIEWSLAVRTLKDKPPKKAHWSSKKSMPEVWWRGSGREVRIYTYTGNAVDTYTGPAYAPASIYILRLKSNEQDTQVSAYLHEGPGPSGAFPELPSDPRVHTLGVGMTSVTLNWAPSSSVVVKDGHRPHHEYCVLVNHKHNYRSLCAAREGIRKEIQSVQKRQRRDKQSKEIVWATLKDWWWRQPDALENRESSTTDKFEDPGCVCRDIESVCTVSDLLPDTQYYFDVFVVDRVNGTSAAYTGTFARTHEEARPAVTSLREGQVKWVTLSGDASNLQGDQFRFKPRGWQQNGLLTLHTCNGTSKVKVTISSKGRTLTSQEVGHQLAQIWLHGAPSYLIKLEALASGSLSTMPKGDSSKSKFCLKMQASSAYHRRAVPVFPTTLQIKSFNKLRTCNSVTLAWMGTEERSLYCVYRRQIPLDSKHTSTDRCIDPESRPANERVLCKYFQELNPRRAVTTAVVGELEPGMLYVFDVYLMRRWGLPIKYHSKTVRTRSEC, via the exons ATGGCTTTCTCCTGGTGTCTCTGCCTGGCCGTGGCCCTCTTTTCTGGCCCCGGCACCAATTATGCTCTGGCGCCTGAAAATGAAGTGACATTACACCCCACAACATGGCTGAGTGAAAACAGAGTCACACCAGTACATCTGCCTAAAGGACGTGCTCGCAG ACTGTATTTCACACTGAAGAAGAAAGCCGATTTGCTGTCCGTTACTGTGAGCCCCTGTGCAGTGCCCATCGAATGGAGCTTGGCTGTTCGGACCCTGAAGGATAAACCGCCTAAGAAAGCACACT GGAGCTCGAAGAAGAGCATGCCTGAGGTTTGGTGGAGAGGTTCTGGAAGAGAGGTTAGGATTTACACCTACACCGGCAATGCTGTAGACACCTACACCGGTCCTGCCTACGCTCCGGCGTCCATCTACATCCTGCGGCTGAAATCAAACGAACAGGACACTCAGGTGTCAGCGTACCTCCATGAAGGTCCTGGTCCCTCGGGGGCTTTCCCAGAGCTGCCGTCGGACCCCAGAGTGCACACCCTTGGGGTGGGCATGACTAGCGTCACCTTAAACTGGGCTCCGAGCTCATCCGTGGTTGTTAAAGATGGCCACCGGCCACATCACGAATATTGCGTCTTAGTCAACCACAAACACAACTACCGAAGTCTTTGCGCTGCTCGTGAGGGAATCCGAAAGGAAATACAGAGTGTGCAGAAGAGACAGAGGAGGGACAAACAAAGCAAGGAGATTGTGTGGGCGACTCTTAAGGACTGGTGGTGGCGGCAGCCGGATGCTCTTGAGAATCGTGAATCATCCACGACTGACAAGTTTGAGGATCCTGGATGTGTATGCAGGGACATCGAAAGTGTCTGCACGGTTTCAGACCTGCTTCCGGATACGCAGTACTACTTTGACGTGTTTGTAGTGGACAGGGTTAACGGCACAAGTGCTGCCTACACCGGCACTTTCGCCCGGACGCACGAGGAAGCTCGTCCAGCTGTCACATCCTTACGGGAAGGACAGGTCAAATGGGTCACGCTAAGCGGGGACGCAAGCAATCTACAAGGGGATCAATTCCGATTTAAACCACGTGGATGGCAGCAAAATGGCCTCCTTACCTTGCACACCTGCAACGGCACAAGTAAAGTCAAGGTCACCATCTCCAGTAAAGGACGGACTTTGACGTCCCAAGAGGTGGGACACCAGCTTGCTCAGATATGGTTGCACGGCGCCCCTTCGTACCTCATCAAGCTTGAGGCCTTGGCTTCAGGTTCCTTGTCGACAATGCCAAAAGGTGATTCCAGCAAGTCCAAATTCTGTCTCAAAATGCAGGCATCTTCGGCGTACCACCGCCGGGCCGTGCCGGTGTTTCCCACCACACTTCAGATTAAGTCTTTCAACAAGTTGCGGACCTGCAACTCTGTCACTCTGGCTTGGATGGGGACCGAAGAGCGGAGCCTCTATTGCGTTTATCGGAGGCAAATCCCACTTGACAGCAAGCACACCTCGACGGATCGTTGCATCGACCCAGAGTCCCGTCCTGCCAATGAGAGAGTCCTCTGTAAGTACTTCCAGGAGTTGAACCCACGTCGGGCGGTCACAACAGCGGTGGTCGGTGAACTTGAACCAGGGATGCTATATGTGTTCGACGTTTATCTTATGAGACGCTGGGGACTTCCAATTAAGTACCACAGCAAGACGGTGAGAACCAGAAGTGAATGTTGA